AAGATTCTGAAAAGCTAAAAGAGTTGTTTGGAGATATCTTAACATTTGGGACAGCTGGATTGCGTAGCCTAATGGGGGTAGGAACAAACCGTTTGAATGTTTTTACTATTCGAAGGGCGACACAAGGTTTAGCCGAAGTACTAAAGCGACGGTATCCTTACGAAGATATTAGCGTTGTTGTTGGTTATGATACTCGACATCATTCTTCTGAGTTTGGGTTTGAGACTGCTAAAGTTTTGGCTGGAAATGGTATTCGTGCTTATTTGTTTCGAATTCCAGAGCCTTTAGCACTGGTTTCTTATTCGGTTCGAGAACTTCAGGCTAAGGCTGGGATTATGATTACGGCATCTCATAATCCTCCTGCGTACAATGGTTATAAAGTGTACATGTCGACGGGGGGACAGGTTCTCCCTCCTATGGATCAAGAAATTGTAGAAGAATTTCAGGTTGTTGATTTTGTTCGCGCTGTTGAGACAGTAGATCATCCCCTTATTCACTTTATTATGGAGGAGATGGAAGATTGTTACGAGACTACATTACATGAACTGCAGTTGTGTAAAGAAGATAATCGTCAGCACGGCCCGTTGTTACGAATTAGCTACTCACCATTACATGGTACTGGAGTAACAATGGTCCCAAGGATATTGAAAAGTTGGGGCTTTTCTTCTGTTTCTTTAGTCGAAAAACAGATAGTCCCTGATGGAGATTTCCCTACAGTTATTCTTCCCAATCCAGAAGACCCAGAAGCTTTAGTATTAGGCATCCAACAGATGCTGGAGCAGCAGGATGATTTGTTTATCGCAACGGATCCTGATTCCGATAGGATAGGAGTTGTTTCTTTGGAGGAAGATGGCCCTTATCGATTTAACGGAAATCAGATAGCGTGTCTATTGGCAGCACATATTCTTAGCCAGAAAGCTAAACAAGCTCCTTTAGGTTCTGAAGATAAAGTTGTGAAGAGTCTTGTCACGACGGAGCTTTTAACAGCGATCACCGAGGCTTATGGTGGGAGCGTGGTTAACGTTGGTGCTGGGTTTAAGTATATTGGTGAGAAAATAGAAATGTGGCGATCCGGCATGGAGCGTTTCATTTTTGGAGCAGAAGAATCCTATGGGTATTTGTATGGTTCTCATGTAGAAGATAAAGACGCAATGATAGCAGCTGCTCTCATTGCAGAGACTGCTTTGCAGCAAAAATTGCGAGGATATACGTTGCGTGACGCTCTTTTGGAGCTTTATGAGATCTATGGTTATTACGCAAATCTAACAGAATCCATCGATCTCCCGATTGATCAACCTAATAGAAAGAAAGAGTTATTGGATCTATGGGAGACTCAGGACCCTCTTTGCATGTCATTATCTAGCTGTAAATTAATTGCTTTTGAAAATTACAAAACAGGTGAAGGACAGGATTTAGTTACCGGAACTATGTACAGACTTACTCTACCTAAGATGTCAATGCTTTGCTTTTATTATGAGGGTGGCGGCAGAGTTATTGTAC
This genomic stretch from Chlamydia sp. harbors:
- a CDS encoding phospho-sugar mutase produces the protein MEILRKKIEGLFDRKTAKNIISWLEDDTCDNALVLDLLDKDSEKLKELFGDILTFGTAGLRSLMGVGTNRLNVFTIRRATQGLAEVLKRRYPYEDISVVVGYDTRHHSSEFGFETAKVLAGNGIRAYLFRIPEPLALVSYSVRELQAKAGIMITASHNPPAYNGYKVYMSTGGQVLPPMDQEIVEEFQVVDFVRAVETVDHPLIHFIMEEMEDCYETTLHELQLCKEDNRQHGPLLRISYSPLHGTGVTMVPRILKSWGFSSVSLVEKQIVPDGDFPTVILPNPEDPEALVLGIQQMLEQQDDLFIATDPDSDRIGVVSLEEDGPYRFNGNQIACLLAAHILSQKAKQAPLGSEDKVVKSLVTTELLTAITEAYGGSVVNVGAGFKYIGEKIEMWRSGMERFIFGAEESYGYLYGSHVEDKDAMIAAALIAETALQQKLRGYTLRDALLELYEIYGYYANLTESIDLPIDQPNRKKELLDLWETQDPLCMSLSSCKLIAFENYKTGEGQDLVTGTMYRLTLPKMSMLCFYYEGGGRVIVRPSGTEPKIKLYFELKQSFPQASKERSVREEREKKSFEALKKFAEEAKSRLFYSGNSR